The genome window ATTTTCAGTTTTTTATCTGTGAAGGGGATGTTGAGGTCCGGGATCTGGAAAAGAACTTCACCCTCACTTCAGAAATATTTCATTATGATAATGATAACCGTATTATCAGGATTACCGGTCCTTCTATGATGGAAGATCGGGAAAACAATATGATCATCAAATGCAGTTATCTTGAAAATCGTGAAAATGAAGACATTATAATCCTTCAGGGGGGGGTTCGAATTCTAAAAGAGGATTTAGCCTGTCGGAGTGAGTTTGCCGTGTATTATCGTGACAGGAATATGCTTGAGCTGACGGGTTTGCCAGTAGTTTATAGACAAGATGATGTTTTCAGGGCCTCTCGGATAACAGTGGATCTTAATACAGATGAAATCCGTATGGAAGGTGTTGTTGAGGGATCTCTTTTGTCCAAAAACAATGAAGATGAAGACTCAGAAGAAAATACTTCAGAGATTCTAGAGGATACATCCCGGGAGGATGGTGATGAGTGACCCTAAAGTCTCTACTACTAAATCTCTTCAGGTTGATAATGTAAAAAAAGTATATGGTAAGAAGATTGCTGTAAAAACAATGAGCTTTACGATGCATCAGGGAGAAATCGTAGGCCTCCTCGGCCCGAATGGAGCCGGTAAAACCACCTGTTTTTATATTATTGCAGGGTTTATCAAAGCCACTGCCGGCCGTATCCTCTTAGATGATATAGATATTACCAATGAGCCTATGTTCAGACGGTCCCGTCTTGGAATTTCCTACCTACCCCAGGAGCCCTCTGTTTTTCGGAAATTGACAGTAGAAGATAATATCTGGGCAATCCTTGAGACCCGTGATGATCTTAGTAAGCTTGAAAAGAAAGAAAAAATGGAAGACCTTATTGAAGACTTGGGAATTCAGAAAGTTCGTTATCAGAAGGCTTTTACCCTCTCCGGCGGAGAGCGGCGGCGAACCGAGATTGCCCGGTCTCTGGCAACGGATCCCCGGTTTCTGCTTTTGGATGAACCCTTTGCCGGCATAGATCCCATTGCCGTTTATGAGATAAAAAGAATCATTGAACAGCTCTCTGCCAGAGGCATCGGTATTCTCATTACAGACCATAACGTTCGAGACACATTTACCATTACCCATAGATCATACATAACAAATCTGGGCGAAATCATTGTTAGTGGGAATAAGGAAGAGCTTCTGGACAGTGAGCTGGCCCGGACAATTTATCTGGGGAAAGATTTTACGATGTAATCAAACATAAACTCTCTGTCTCTAAGTTCTTGCTTAAAATCGTAATAATGCTACAATTTCTCTTGTAGTTCTGTAAAATAGATGTTGAGTTAAACGGAGGTCCTTTTGCAGGTTCAAAGAACCGTCATATCACAGGAACAACGCCTTAAAATGAGTCCTCAGATGTATCAATCCATACAGCTGATGGCTTTGCCCATTCAGGATCTCAGACAGAAAATTGCCGAAGAGGTTGAGAAAAATCCTGCTCTTGAAGAAGTTGAATCTTCGAAGGCCGCAACCCTGGACGATATGACTCCTAAGAAAAGTGATGAGTTTGATCCTTTTGAGAATTCCTCGGACCCGGGATATCAACGGGGAACCGTAACAGGGGAAGATACAAAGCGGAAATTCCTCGAAGGAGCTATTTCCCGCGGAGAATCTCTTCAGGATCATCTTCTCTGGCAGCTGCATATGACTGTTCTTTCTGAGGAAGAGAATCGTATTGGTGAGCTTCTCATCAGTAATTTGGATGGGAATGGATTTCACATGGAGCCTCCCAGGACTCTGGTTCGGGAGGAAGATCGGGATATTCTAGAGAAGATGATGCTATTGATTCAGGGCTTTGATCCCCTTGGTGTCTGCGCAGCCGATCATAGGGAGTCTTTGCTCATTCAGGCTCATCTCAGAGAGGATATGCCCGTTGAAGTGGACAAGGTTCTGACCGATTTAATGGAATTGCTCGAGAAAGAGAAATATAATGAAATTATAAGACAGCTGAAGATCAGCAGAGAACGTTGGGATGGAATCATGGAGTTTCTGAAATCTCTGGATCCTTATCCTGGCAGTATCTACTCTCAGAGTTCTTATAATTATGTGATACCGGATTTGATTGTCCGGAAGAAAGATGGTGAGTTTGTAATCGTCCTTAATGATGAGGAAATTCCGGTTCTGCGCATCAATTCTTTTTTCGAAGACATTCAAGAGGGAGGAGTTGGCGAGGACAAAAAGGTCAAACAGTTTGTGAACGGACGGGTCCGTGATGCCCGATGGTTTATTGGCAGCATCAATCAAAGAAATATGACTTTGCTTAAGACGGCTACGGCCATCCTTGAGTTTCAAAGAGAATTCTTCAGAAGAGGTCCAAA of Oceanispirochaeta crateris contains these proteins:
- the lptB gene encoding LPS export ABC transporter ATP-binding protein: MSDPKVSTTKSLQVDNVKKVYGKKIAVKTMSFTMHQGEIVGLLGPNGAGKTTCFYIIAGFIKATAGRILLDDIDITNEPMFRRSRLGISYLPQEPSVFRKLTVEDNIWAILETRDDLSKLEKKEKMEDLIEDLGIQKVRYQKAFTLSGGERRRTEIARSLATDPRFLLLDEPFAGIDPIAVYEIKRIIEQLSARGIGILITDHNVRDTFTITHRSYITNLGEIIVSGNKEELLDSELARTIYLGKDFTM
- the rpoN gene encoding RNA polymerase factor sigma-54, encoding MQVQRTVISQEQRLKMSPQMYQSIQLMALPIQDLRQKIAEEVEKNPALEEVESSKAATLDDMTPKKSDEFDPFENSSDPGYQRGTVTGEDTKRKFLEGAISRGESLQDHLLWQLHMTVLSEEENRIGELLISNLDGNGFHMEPPRTLVREEDRDILEKMMLLIQGFDPLGVCAADHRESLLIQAHLREDMPVEVDKVLTDLMELLEKEKYNEIIRQLKISRERWDGIMEFLKSLDPYPGSIYSQSSYNYVIPDLIVRKKDGEFVIVLNDEEIPVLRINSFFEDIQEGGVGEDKKVKQFVNGRVRDARWFIGSINQRNMTLLKTATAILEFQREFFRRGPKYLNPLTLKDVAGEIGVHEATVSRITTNKYVQTEWGIYELKHFFTNSISGAGSGGSKFSKEGVKEVIREIIAESSEEQKLSDQKISDLLSKKGISIARRTVAKYRKELALGSSFKR
- a CDS encoding LptA/OstA family protein → MNKKVILVLFLVLISFNFLQAEQYSFSSDFLKSVMAEGRENTLLEGNVLVRSEKKEIKADRVEILGKDFQFFICEGDVEVRDLEKNFTLTSEIFHYDNDNRIIRITGPSMMEDRENNMIIKCSYLENRENEDIIILQGGVRILKEDLACRSEFAVYYRDRNMLELTGLPVVYRQDDVFRASRITVDLNTDEIRMEGVVEGSLLSKNNEDEDSEENTSEILEDTSREDGDE